CTATTTCAGAGTCAGGGACAGCGAGGGCAAATGGTCGGTGAATACTCCTGTGACCTTCACGAAAACTAATTCGATAATCTTCGATCCTGTTTATCCTGTGGGGCCGGTTTTTCCGAAGCTCAGGAAGTAAGCGGTGAGTGAGGTTTTTTACCCCTTTTATAAAAGAGGGTGGTCCGGCTACACCGGCTATTATGTATTTTAAACATCCGTAATTATGCTTGATTTCTTTCTCTATATCGACCGTACTCTTTTTCTTTTTTTCAACAGTACTATTGCCAATCCTGTTTTTGATGTCATTTTTCCGATTATTACCAATGAAGAATTCTGGATAATTCCGGCGATTGTTGCCGCAATTTTTTTCATTCGCTTTGAAAAAAAGAAGGCTCTTCTGGTTATCGGGGCCATGCTCATTGCGGTTGCGATATCCGATCCGGTATGCTGCAGGATTCTTAAGCCATTGTTCGATCGTCCCAGGCCATGCCATCCCGAGGTGCTTCTTGAAGGAGGGCGTTTTTTGATGGGAAACAAGCGCTCACCATCGTTCCCCTCGGCCCATGCCATGAATATGTTTACCCAGGCAATGCTTCTTACAATGTTTTATCCTCGACGGTGGATCTGGTTTTTTCTTTTTGCCTCATTGATTGGTTTTTCGAGGATATATGTGGGCGTTCATTACCCTCTGGATGTTTTAGCAGGAGCTTTATTTGGGATTCTAACTGGATTTTTTGTATTTTCTGGCCTCACAATTATTAGTAACAAGATTCGTAGAATGCAGATTGCTTCAGGAAAACTGAAAAACCCCGGGTGAATTAAAGAATAACCATGCATAAAATTCTGATTGTCGATGACAGCAAAAATTTCTGTACCATGATGCAAGACTTTTTCAAGTTGAAGTATAATGTCGCTGTTGCTCATAGCGGTGAAGAGGCCCTGGAACGGTGCAGAAATGAATCCTTTGATATGGTTATTTCCGATATTAACATGCCCGGCATAAAAGGTCCCGAACTTCTGCAGCAGATCAAAGAAGCCTGGCCACAGATTCACACCATTTTAATAACCGCATACAGCATCGACAGCTACATTAATATTGCCAAAAAATTCAACATATCGAGTATCATGCCAAAAACGGTTCCATTTAATTTCACGGAACTCTTCACGATGGTTGATGGAATCCTGACCGGAAATATATTCGGTTTATCCCGCTATCTTCTTTCAGGCGCAGAGATCAACTCCAGTACTATCAAATCTTCCCGCGAATCCCGTCAGATAAGAGAATCGATTGTCGATCTGCTTTCCCTCAGGTTTGAGAGGGCATCGGATATGAAATTGTTGCTGGATGAAGCAATTACTAATGCGATTTACCATGCCCCCCGATGTCCCGATGGATCGCAAAAATATAGAGAGTTCACCGAAGTTGAACTCGAGCCGCACGAATTTGTTGCAATAGAATACGGATTCGATTCCGAAAAATATGGTGTTTCAGTCAGTGATAACCTTGGGAAACTGAAAAAAGAGACGGTATTGGAAAGAATAGACCGTCATACGGCAGGAGAAGGAATTATGGATGATTCCGGAAGGGGTATTCATATGAGCCGGCTGTTTGCGGATCGTATGTTTATCAATATACAGCCTGATATAAAAACGGAAGTTATTCTTATCAACTATATTTCAAAAAAGTATAAAGGTTATAAGCCCTTATACGTAAATGAATTGTAGCCTCTTAAACGCTATCAAAGGAACTGCACGATGAAGGGAGGTGGCCATGATCAACCGTTGTCGCGGTAAAAAGATCAAACTTGAAGGGTTCAATAACCTGACAAAATCATTGAGCTTTAATATATATGATATATGTTATGCCCGTTCCAAGGCGTCTCAGGAAGATTACATGAATTATATCGATGAAGCGTATAATTCCAAAAAGCTCCAGTCGATTGTCGAGGAAGTCTCCCGCATAATCCAGGCAAAAATTATCAATATGTCTACCCAGGACTACGATCCCCTGGGCGCCAGCGTTACTGTTTTGATCAACGAAGAAGGATTAATTCCTTCCGGCGCCGGTTCCGCAACCGCCCATCTTGATAAAAGTCATATAGCGATTCACACCTATCCCGAAACCAATTCCTACACGGGAATTTCCACCTTCAGGGTTGATGTCGATGTTTCGACGTGTGGAATGATTTCTCCTTTGCGCGCCCTCGATTTTCTTATTGACAGTTTTGAATCGGATATTGTTCTGATGGATTATAAAGTCCGCGGATTTACCCGTGATGTAAGGGGCAGAAAACTATATATCGATCATGATATCACCTCAATCCAGGAATATGTCTCCGATGAAATACTTTCCCGGTATATCGCCTATGATATTAATATTGTTTCGGATAATATTTTCCATACAAAGATGATGGCAAAACGATTCAAGCTTAATGATTACCTTTTCGGGCCGGACAGTGAAAATCTTTCATCTGCAACCAAGGCCAAGGTAAGAAAACTTCTCAAAAAAGAAATTCAGGAAATATTTGAGTGCCAGAATATTCACCAAGACTG
This genomic window from Chitinivibrionales bacterium contains:
- a CDS encoding phosphatase PAP2 family protein, which gives rise to MLDFFLYIDRTLFLFFNSTIANPVFDVIFPIITNEEFWIIPAIVAAIFFIRFEKKKALLVIGAMLIAVAISDPVCCRILKPLFDRPRPCHPEVLLEGGRFLMGNKRSPSFPSAHAMNMFTQAMLLTMFYPRRWIWFFLFASLIGFSRIYVGVHYPLDVLAGALFGILTGFFVFSGLTIISNKIRRMQIASGKLKNPG
- a CDS encoding response regulator, producing MHKILIVDDSKNFCTMMQDFFKLKYNVAVAHSGEEALERCRNESFDMVISDINMPGIKGPELLQQIKEAWPQIHTILITAYSIDSYINIAKKFNISSIMPKTVPFNFTELFTMVDGILTGNIFGLSRYLLSGAEINSSTIKSSRESRQIRESIVDLLSLRFERASDMKLLLDEAITNAIYHAPRCPDGSQKYREFTEVELEPHEFVAIEYGFDSEKYGVSVSDNLGKLKKETVLERIDRHTAGEGIMDDSGRGIHMSRLFADRMFINIQPDIKTEVILINYISKKYKGYKPLYVNEL
- the speD gene encoding adenosylmethionine decarboxylase, with amino-acid sequence MINRCRGKKIKLEGFNNLTKSLSFNIYDICYARSKASQEDYMNYIDEAYNSKKLQSIVEEVSRIIQAKIINMSTQDYDPLGASVTVLINEEGLIPSGAGSATAHLDKSHIAIHTYPETNSYTGISTFRVDVDVSTCGMISPLRALDFLIDSFESDIVLMDYKVRGFTRDVRGRKLYIDHDITSIQEYVSDEILSRYIAYDINIVSDNIFHTKMMAKRFKLNDYLFGPDSENLSSATKAKVRKLLKKEIQEIFECQNIHQD